The Sesamum indicum cultivar Zhongzhi No. 13 linkage group LG9, S_indicum_v1.0, whole genome shotgun sequence genome segment GTCTTCAGAGACCTTTTGTGtgatttgtttgaattttgagtTTACAACATCCAAGGGAGGTTTAACAGAGAAGTTCCATCAAGAGGTTCTCTGCTTGAAAGGATGCAgccaaggaaaaaaattgtactgCAATTATTTGTATTACAACCCACCCTTCTAGTAATAAATGAGCCAATTTTACATCACCAGACTTTCGGGAAAATATCATcttccaagaaaatattttttccacattCTTTCCCTTGTACCCCATGTGCGGTGGAAACAAACGGAATCTTACTTACCAACTAGAACAAAAGATTGCACTTAAAACAAACTGGTGATAATATCCATGTTCCAGAAAAGCATTAGAAATTTCCTATTTAAGGCAGCATAAAGGGAAGAAAATGTAGGGCCATGGCCACGCATCATATCCGGAGAGCCAGAACATGCACAAGGATGCATTGTTAAATCCCATATTCAAACGACTtacaggaaaaagaaaatttagtgCATCCCAGGCTGCATGACGGACAGCTCTCGTTGGATACATAGGACCACCTGGGGATGTAAAGCTGTATAAACATGTTTTCAGTCTTGTACTGGTTGTCATTCTAAGTTCTAGGCCTGTAGACATTACAAAAAGCATTTAACAATCAGAAGATATGATATTACATTTCAtgcatatgaaagaaaaatctcGCATGTCATATGGCAAAACCAGTATAGTACCTTGGAGCACTTTTATCTGAGAAAGGTAATGAAGAAGTACTGGCTCCACCTTCAACTTTTGAAGCTGATAACACaacaatcaatataatatGAGATGACaacaaaatgataaatacaaGTCAGACACACGACATTCTACAAATTCTAATAAtccacaagttagtataatGTCATTGTATCAAATATTCAAACCCCAAATATCCTATTTGTTAATGCTAAATTGACAAGGCTGGAACTTTTGTGGGTGCTGTGGAAGAATTCTAACATATACATAGAGTTGGGATATGTAccaattagaaaaatatatactgGATCTAGATACCAGCAATAACAAAGATAGAATGGGAAAATAGATCACCAATATTCTAACTCTCCCCCTCTAGTTGAAGCATATAAGTCAACCATGCCTATCTTGTTGGGGAAAGTCCTAGCTTCGTAGGCTTGGTGAATATGTCTGTTGTTTGCTTTGAAGGAGTAAAAGGGTATGGAACTTTTGACTTATGACAGCCTCCAGAATGAAATGATAATCAAGTTCATTATGCTTTGTTGTTTCACAATGAGAACCAAATGCACAGGAGACGGAGAGAGACTGTCATAATAAGTTTCACGAGGTAAGGTAACCAACTGAGTGTCTGAAGCAGATGGCTCGACATCACCACCCACAAATTAGCCCACTGTAGCTTTCTAAATTTGACCCAACATTTTCCAAAAACATGGTTAGTGAAACTACAATGTGTGTAATAACCTAGTTCTTACTTTACCAACAACTAATCCATAACCTTGGCCTCCAGAGGAGTCACAACCGCAACCCCGAATAATGGTGGCTGAGGAATCGGGGCCAGTAGTAGTTTGAGACCCAAAAATACTAATGGCAACACAAAGTACAGAAGATAATGCCTTGGACCAAGTAGGGAGACCGTCACTTGCCAACCGATCATGGACTGGGCGGAGACCACTCTCAAGACTACATAAAAACTTGGCCACCATTAATTCCTCCCATTGAGTTCTCCGAGCCTAGACGGCACGGCACAGCTTAATGGGAGGGTAAGAGTTCATCAGCAAACCTCTTAAAAAGGCAAAACAATTGGTCACAGATCAGCCATCTCGCTTAGGGGAGAAGGCCTTTTCATAAAGCTAAGAAACACAAGAAATAATTGTCTTGTGAGAATAAAGATCCAACAATACTTCCACATCGACTTGGTTGAATCCAAAAACATGACATTCTCGCTGACAGAACTTTCATGTCATTGAGAAACCATGTCGTAATGGAATAATCAGCGTGTTGCCAAGAGGCATAACTAGTATCCTTGGATGCAACAGAGAAGAAcaaatataagataatttattcTGACACCTGAAAAAGAGCTTGAGCGCCTGTGACCAAAGAATATGGTTCTGAGGGTTTAATTTTATGGTCGTACAAAAAGCACCTTTTCTTCAGAAGCATAGGCCGTAAGAGAATGAATAGAAGGGCAGAGCAGAGAGAGATGTTACAGAGCCATAACACAGCCAcacagaaaattataaaaatgacatAACCAACCAGGCAGccattttgtttttgaaactGAATGTAACACATAGAGGGTGACCCAACAGAACTACAAATCCTGGCTGAAAGAGAACACGCCATCGGTGGGACAGTGACCAGACAACTATTGATGACGCTGATAGAGACGGGAGCAAGATGGCCGGTCAAGGGACCCTCAAAAGTATTTCAAGGCACGAGGCAAAACAAGGCTGTCGGCGTGGAGGAGTCACCGTGCAACAACTGAGAGGTGGTCAATGGCTCATGCAGAGGATTCATTGTGCAACAACTGAGAGGTGGCCAATGGCGCTGATGTGAACAGAGGTAACATCGGCTACACGGGGTGAGTGAAGAAGATCGCGAAGGGTGTTTGGGCTTTGGGTCACTAGTGAcagttctctctctctccagtTTTTCccccctccctctctctctctgaaaTGAGATCAGAACCTCTTGATACCATGTTGAAATTGAGAAGGCTGAAACTTATTGAAGATCCGAACCCCAAATATATAGAGTCAGGATTTCTACGAATTAGACAAATATATACCCAATCCAGATACCAACAATCACAAAACTGAAATCAGAAACAAGATCTCCATATATTCTAACAAGGATAACCAAATATTGTTTAATAGTTACCTGATCAGCTAGTTCAATGACAAAAATGTCCGCAGCATTCCCAATCAAGAAAGCATTCTGAGAATCAGGAAATTGCTTCAAGAAGCTTTCAAGTTTGTCAGCTACGACGAGCAAAGTAAACTCTTCTGAGAACAATGATGAAAAGGCTTATTCAATCACAATGCTGAGTATTTACTGAAAGATTGATCAAACCTGagttatagaaaaatatgaatctAGAGAGGAGAAGAAACAGGTCCCGCTGAGCCTAGTAGGgattaaaacaacaaaagttaTTGCAGAAGAACAAACTCATGAATGAAGACAAGCTTAGagtccaaaaatattaagcGATTTCGTATCACAGAGAATATAGATGCCAGACCTGCTGGGGGATCTTCTTTAACCTCTCAGAATCAAGAGCAACTTCGTCTAGCAGATACTGAAACAATAATGCAGTACagggattaaatatatagttgatcAATAACAGGGAACTATGCATCTTGCCAAAAACCTCCCACCTGAAAGAGCCTCAGGAAACGCGTTGCATTAGTCTGGATATCAATCCTGCACATATAGATATACTTTGTCAGGCAACTCTTCCAAGACAATTTCTCAGTTGAAGAAAATAGAGAAGGATTTGGTCTCTTTAAGAATAAACCACAGAGAGATGGGGAGAAGAGAGacagaatataattataatggatataaaatttgcaaatttATGCAAATAGAGTTATCAGTGTGGTTCTGGAGTTAGTTTGCGTAATATGACCACCTAAAATTTCCGGTGGtcaagtttctttttcctctacCTTGATAATCTGTGTTGATGCTGACACTGTTATAAACGATCAGGAGAAAAATGTTTCTGTTAGGTTCATGTTCCTGCTACAGTAACaacaaattacaagtacataaTATTAAGAAGATACTGGGTGGACTGTTGAATGAAGACCATAGTGGCTGTCTTAACCCCACCTACAGCCGTAGGTCCATATATGCAGCACGAAGTGAGGGCTCAAGAGAAGACTCTCCTTTGCACAGAGCAGCCACTTACAAAGGTGCGTTTGACACGTTCTTCCTTTATGTCCGCTAAGGAAAACTCAGtgttcaataatattttgtatactACAGAAATATTTGTGGTTTCTTCCATGGAAGATGGGTAATAGTCATAGGTGACAAGAAAGGTGGGACAACCAGCATCTAACTCTAAGCACAATATGCCCCACATCATGATGAatcttaaaaagaataaagaacaTGTTTGACTTAGACAGCCAAAAGGATCTACTTAATATACATAACTAACTCTATGGTTCACTCGCAGTACACTGATGCTTTCCCACATAATTAGCTTTATATTAGTCAATTACTACTTATAGAAGTAACCCCGTAATAGGCAAAGGTTCATACCAGAAAACATTTGCAGCACCTTGGACAAGAGCGGATGAGTAACGAAGTGAGACTTCAGGATTATCAAGCTGAACCTCAAACATCTGCAAAAGAGAAGTAacatattaaaagattggtaatctgaaataaaaattctcaattgAGTAAGATACAAGATGAGACACCAGTGATGAAGATATTATGTACTTGGTGAAGATGGATGTGTATGACAGATCATAGAGAGAAGTGAAAAGGAGAAATGAGAAACAATATAAATCGATGAAGTTCCATATTGCATAGGATTCTACCTCAATCAGTACATCTAGCactcaaaagaaataaacctCCAGAAGAACACAAACACATACCCACTTGTGGAACAAGAGAGCAAAAATATTAGAGGCAAATGACTGGCTCCAAAGTTGTACTATGAGATCAAGTATTGATTTTCCATTTTGTGGCATGCATACAAAATAATCAGCAAGCACGCTATAAAAGCATATTGGGCCGCTGTGTCCATCATCTGCCACAGAAATTGCATCTTCCTCGCCAAAAATAATCTCTGTTCCAATAAGCAGCAGATGTAGCATTAATTGATAGAACCAACTGActtcaaaagtattttaatgCAAAAACAAGACTCCCCttaaaccaaaagaaaataacaaatggTAACTAAAGCATATAGTCCGGAGATTAGATGGAAAGGTCTTTCCAGATTTTAGGGACATGTGAAGTTTCAGGAGCACTACATTTATATGTCCTTGCCTGCACATACAGTAAAAGTATCatgtggtaaatttctttgCCCATATATTGTGTATTATCATCtacctctttttttcttaGCTAAATAAACATGTAAAACCGGTTCACTTTCTGCAGCAAGTATATCAATAGCTTGTGTTCTAGTAGaagcaagaaaaataacatgGATGACTTTGAACAAgaagttaattttttccaGCATAGAGCCACTTGTCTCTTGAGCATAGTTTTAGGTTTCTCTCAATAGAATTGCAAAGCACCACATTCTTCTTCAAGTATAATAACTCCAACAGCAAAAAACCTTGATTGTGCCAGGATTGACCTCCTTGCATGGAATATTCTGCCCAGCTATTCTAACCCGGGTATAAGGAAACAAATATATACTTGCTAGCAACCCTTCAATTGTATTAGCATTCATGAGACCAAGTTAGAAATTCCTATTCCATTTCTTTGATGATTGAGCCTAAAGATCTATTTCGGCCTTATATAGTTGGCTGCTAGACAATAATGATGTTTAATGCAAGAGAAATGATCCTTTCAGTGAGAAACCACTGAACACTTCAGATCAAGCAACCCCATTGCATCAATTATGCCACAAACGAACAAATCTAAGCATCCATCATGTCAGAGTAACCTCAGGTTCTGCTATTTCAGGCAAACGGAATTTTGGTTGTTCCTATTTCAGGTGTTCcatatatgaaagaaatattACTACTATCAAAGTATTGTGGCAACAGacaaaatttcaattcttCGAGGAAGGGATTTTGTGAAGTGTATTGCTTgtctttgaattttctttaccCAGTTTTTCAGTAAAAGAGGAACTGGACCACTTTAGGAGTAGAGAATCACGAATCAATATGGAATGAAGATTTAGGAAATAATTTCAACTGAGACTGAAAACCATGATGCCTGATAATGTACGGTAGTCGATGTTTGGTGGTGTCAAATAAAGCGTCAAGATATGCATTATGAATGTGCATTTAAAACCTTAATCTGCAGCCATTCCCTTTCTATTTCCCCCCCAAATAACTGATTGGTCTGGACAGAATAATAGCACCCACCTACATGCAGATTGGGAATCAAAGGGGGaggagaaattaaaatttcaagagaagAGCTCAAGTTTGGGTGGGAAGCACCTGGGTTAATACCCATAATTCTCCAAACCCCAATAGATATAAGGGCTAGCCATTCAATAATCGCTGTATTACCAACACAGAGAGCTTGTACAACTAAATGGGCTTATAGAACTTGGAccgaattttaaaatgaatcacCAACCAGATTATCTCCTTAAGTCATGCTTAGGGAGGACACCTTGTCTGCAAACAGCAGTCATGCTTTCTTGATAAGCAATATGTTTCCTTATCCATCTATCTATCtaatatgtgtgtatatatgtatgtgaatGTGTGTATACAAACTGACATGGAcgagtaaaataaaatgagatgaaaatgTCTTAAAACTTTTCTAGTATTCTCAAGTATCTGCATAAATATTACTGTTGACTTAGTAAAAATAGATCCGTAAAGACTGTTCACCATTGCTGTCTTCTAATGTTAGATTTTCTTCGGGGAAAGATTAGCATTTCAAACTGGTCACAAGATAAGATTAGCCTATTTCCAACCTCAGCAGATCAATCCTCATACTCTAGATCCACAACTCAAATCTTCTATTACTTATCATTGTTATGTCGTTTTTTGTCTCTTAATGAATCATCATGTCATAGAAAATAGTTCCTGGATTTTCCTCGTGATCTGTAAAACAACCCAGTTCCCAGATATTCTTCTGGTTAGTCATGTTTTGATTTATCCAGCAGATTAGCTCCTCATTTCATACTCAAACTTAATGACATGTAGAAAGGAGACCGTAAAAGGGATCCTGTTTTATGTGAGGTCATGCACCAGAGTCATCTCTATGACTGCGATTCTATTCCAATAACTAAGGGTATTTATTTCAGACTTGGTAGGTAAACTGCAGTTCCCTAACCATCTTTTAGGACCTAGCAGGTGTCAATGCTCTAAAAGCTAAAAGTGATTGTGGCCGTGCAACTTAAATGTTTCAACCATCACAAACTCCCAAGTGCACATTCGGTTGTGGCTTTGCCAACCTGGGCCTCTGCCACAAGGCAATTGTTGGCACAAAGCCGAACAATCTGGTCCCCATGTTTCAGGTAGAAT includes the following:
- the LOC105170645 gene encoding uncharacterized protein LOC105170645; the encoded protein is MPQAPTVRSSAYLNALTLEIEKKLQRALASATQRPNLLQELFADIALEVDDRAKQIIFGEEDAISVADDGHSGPICFYSVLADYFVCMPQNGKSILDLIVQLWSQSFASNIFALLFHKWMFEVQLDNPEVSLRYSSALVQGAANVFWIDIQTNATRFLRLFQYLLDEVALDSERLKKIPQQAQRDLFLLLSRFIFFYNSADKLESFLKQFPDSQNAFLIGNAADIFVIELADQLQKLKVEPVLLHYLSQIKVLQGLELRMTTSTRLKTCLYSFTSPGGPMYPTRAVRHAAWDALNFLFPVGRYPRHVISLFFRLLYPWYWPSSCWNFVLSCIKAIVYFMLGLIFSSWEKLKRPKQS